A portion of the Bubalus kerabau isolate K-KA32 ecotype Philippines breed swamp buffalo chromosome 1, PCC_UOA_SB_1v2, whole genome shotgun sequence genome contains these proteins:
- the OCEL1 gene encoding occludin/ELL domain-containing protein 1, with product MPTREPPQTHGSRGNLQTRPPGPGPPRLVSRGLKPSAPRTVYQPQPGAHRTKPKKIVFEDELPSRALLGTKKSTRAICERHVPRPHPVPDYELKYPPVSTAKDRSRYAAVFQDQYPEFLELQQEVGSAQAKLQQLEALLNSLPGPRSQKEAQVAARVWREFEKKQMDPSFLDKQARCHYLKGKLRHLKTQIQKFDDQGDSEGSVYF from the exons ATGCCCACCCGAGAGCCCCCCCAGACCCATGGCTCCCGGGGGAACCTGCAGACCCGTCCGCCTGGCCCTGGTCCTCCG CGGCTGGTGTCTAGAGGCCTCAAACCCAGCGCTCCCCGAACTGTGTACCAGCCCCAGCCCGGAGCCCACAGGACAAAGCCCAAGAAGATTGTATTTGAGGATGAACTCCCCTCCCGGGCCCTCCTGGGCACCAAGAAGTCTACTAGAGCCATCTGCGAGAGACATGTGCCTAGGCCCCACCCCGTGCCTGACTATGAGCT TAAGTACCCACCAGTGAGCACTGCAAAGGATCGGAGCCGCTATGCTGCAGTGTTTCAGGACCAGTACCCAGAGTTCTTGGAGCTCCAGCAGGAGGTGGGCTCTGCACAGGCAAAGCTCCAGCAGCTGGAGGCCCTGCTGAACTCACTGCCTGGACCCCGAAGCCAG AAGGAGGCCCAAGTTGCTGCCCGTGTCTGGAGGGAATTTGAGAAGAAGCAGATG GACCCCAGCTTCTTGGACAAGCAGGCTCGCTGCCATTACCTGAAGGGCAAGCTAAGGCACCTCAAGACACAGATCCAGAAATTTGACGACCAAGGAGACAGCGAGGGCTCTGTGTACTTCTGA
- the USE1 gene encoding vesicle transport protein USE1 produces the protein MAPAEGAEYHWVVMAASRLELNLVRLLCRCEAMAAEKRDPDEWRLEKYVGALEDMLQALKAQASKPASEVLNEYSRKVDFLKGMLQAEKLTSSSEKALANQFLAPGRVPTTARERVPATKTVHLQSRARYTSEMRSELLGTDSSEEPELDVRKRTGASGPTPRDEKQSAAELDLVLQRHQNLQEKLAEEMLGLARSLKTNTLAAQSVIKKDNQTLSHSLKMADQNLEKLKTESERLEQHTQKSVNWLLWAMLIVVCFIFISMILFIRIMPKLK, from the exons ATGGCGCCGGCGGAAGGGGCGGAGTACCACTGGGTGGTGATGGCAGCGTCGAGGCTGGAGCTGAACCTGGTGCGGCTGCTGTGCCGCTGCGAGGCGATGGCAGCGGAGAAACGGGACCCGGACGAGTGGCGTCTAGAAAAG TACGTGGGAGCTCTCGAGGACATGCTGCAGGCCCTGAAAGCACAGGCGAG cAAACCGGCTTCCGAGGTGCTCAATGAATATTCTCGGAAGGTAGATTTTCTGAAGGGAATGCTGCAGGCGGAGAAACTG ACCTCCTCCTCAGAGAAGGCACTAGCCAACCAGTTCCTGGCCCCTGGCCGAGTACCAACTACAGCCAGGGAACGGGTACCCGCTACGAAGACAGTGCACCTACAGTCACGGGCTCGGTACACCAGTGAGATGCGGAGTGAGCTGCTAGGCACG GACTCTAGTGAAG AGCCCGAACTGGATGTGAGGAAGAGAAC TGGGGCGTCAGGGCCCACACCAAGGGATGAGAAGCAGTCAGCAGCCGAGCTAGACCTCGTCCTGCAGCGACACCAGAACCTCCAGGAGAAGCTGGCAGAGGAGATGCTCGGCCTAGCCCGGAGCCTCAAGACCAACACACTGGCTGCCCAGAGTGTCATCAAGAAGGACAACCAG ACCCTGTCACACTCACTCAAGATGGCCGACCAGAACCTGGAAAAGCTGAAGACGGAATCCGAGCGGCTGGAGCAGCATACACAGAAGTCGGTCAACTGGCTGCTTTGGGCCATGCTCATAGTCGTCTGCTTCATCTTCATCAGCATGATCCTCTTCATCCGCATCATGCCCAAACTCAAATAA
- the NR2F6 gene encoding nuclear receptor subfamily 2 group F member 6: MAMVTGGWGGPGGGGDTNGVDKAGGYPRAAEEDSASPPGAASDAEPGDEERPGLQVDCVVCGDKSSGKHYGVFTCEGCKSFFKRSIRRNLSYTCRSNRDCQIDQHHRNQCQYCRLKKCFRVGMRKEAVQRGRIPHSLPGTVAASSGSPPGSALAVAGGDLFPGQPVSELIAQLLRAEPYPAAAGRFGAGAAGAFGAGSGAAGAVLGIDNVCELAARLLFSTVEWARHAPFFPELPVADQVALLRLSWSELFVLNAAQAALPLHTAPLLAAAGLHAAPMAAERAVAFMDQVRAFQEQVDKLGRLQVDSAEYGCLKAIALFTPDACGLSDPAHVESLQEKAQVALTEYVRAQYPSQPQRFGRLLLRLPALRAVPASLISQLFFMRLVGKTPIETLIRDMLLSGSTFNWPYGSGQ; this comes from the exons ATGGCCATGGTGACCGGCGGCTGGGGCGGCCCCGGGGGCGGCGGCGACACGAATGGCGTGGACAAGGCGGGCGGCTACCCGCGCGCGGCGGAGGAAGATTCGGCCTCACCCCCCGGTGCCGCCAGCGACGCTGAGCCAGGCGACGAGGAGCGGCCGGGGCTGCAGGTGGACTGCGTGGTGTGCGGGGACAAGTCGAGCGGCAAGCACTACGGCGTCTTCACCTGCGAGGGCTGCAAGAGCTTCTTCAAGCGGAGCATCCGCCGCAACCTCAGCTACACCTGCCG GTCCAACCGTGACTGCCAGATCGACCAGCATCACCGGAACCAGTGCCAATACTGCCGCCTCAAGAAGTGCTTCCGGGTGGGCATGAGGAAGGAAG CGGTGCAGCGCGGCCGAATTCCGCACTCGCTACCCGGCACTGTGGCAGCCTCCTCGGGCAGCCCTCCTGGCTCTGCGCTGGCCGTGGCCGGCGGAGACCTCTTCCCGGGGCAGCCGGTGTCGGAGCTGATTGCGCAGCTGCTGCGTGCCGAGCCCTATCCCGCCGCGGCCGGGCGCTTCGGTGCAGGAGCCGCGGGCGCTTTCGGAGCCGGGAGCGGCGCGGCGGGCGCGGTGCTGGGCATCGACAATGTGTGCGAGCTGGCGGCGCGGCTGCTCTTCAGCACCGTGGAGTGGGCGCGCCACGCGCCCTTCTTCCCCGAGCTGCCCGTGGCCGACCAGGTGGCGCTGCTGCGCCTCAGCTGGAGCGAGCTCTTCGTGCTGAACGCGGCGCAGGCAGCGCTGCCCCTGCACACGGCGCCGCTGCTGGCCGCCGCCGGCCTGCATGCCGCGCCCATGGCCGCCGAGCGTGCCGTGGCCTTCATGGACCAGGTGCGCGCCTTCCAGGAACAGGTGGACAAACTGGGCCGTTTGCAGGTCGACTCCGCGGAGTACGGCTGCCTCAAGGCCATCGCGCTCTTCACACCTG ATGCCTGCGGCCTCTCAGACCCAGCGCATGTGGAGAGCCTGCAGGAGAAGGCGCAGGTGGCCCTCACCGAGTACGTGCGGGCCCAGTACCCATCGCAGCCCCAGCGCTTTGGGCGCCTGCTGCTGCGGCTCCCTGCCTTGCGTGCCGTCCCGGCCTCCCTCATCTCCCAGCTGTTCTTCATGCGCCTGGTGGGCAAGACGCCCATCGAGACGCTGATCCGAGACATGCTGCTGTCAGGAAGTACCTTTAACTGGCCCTACGGCTCAGGCCAGTGA